A region of the Primulina eburnea isolate SZY01 chromosome 7, ASM2296580v1, whole genome shotgun sequence genome:
ATGTTAATGGACAgctgtttaaaaaaaatgtcaaGACAGAAACAGATACCTGACAGAAAACGAATGAGTTGAAAATAATCGTGTTgagtatcaaatctgaatcaggGCAACTATGAAGCATGAATATTGTCTTTCCACAAGCTTGAAGAAACCATATGACCAAAAACTGATACAAAGATTGTCCTAGGATGTTCCTCCACATAACAGCGCTAATGAAGTTTCCCTTCCTTCCAACAGGAGACCTTTTCATCAGTTCATCACTAGGAGGCTCGGTTGCCAGTGCGAGTGCACCTAATGTGTCCATAATCATATTTACCCACAGAAGTTGAACAGCGGTCAGAGGAGCAGTTCCTGAAATGCCATTTCGAAGCATGAGAAAAAATATCTTTCCCCAAGTACACGAGGATGGAATATTATATTTGCTTAAAAAGGCTTTGTTACCAGTCAAGCAGGCAGAGGAGAAGTTTACGACCAATGCAACAACATTAACAGTCAGCTGGAACTGCACGAACTTCTGTATGTTAACGTACACTGAGCGTCCCCATTTGGCTACAGTCACAATTGTGGAGAAATTATCATCCAAAATTATGACATCTGCACTCTCTTTTGCTACCTGATTTCATCACATTATAATAATGAATCTcatatatgtaaaaaaaaacttGATTGGACAAAAGACACTTAATTTTTATccatttcattttataaaatcacctcagTTCCTGCAATTCCCATTGCAAGTCCAATAtctgcttcatgtagtgcaggAGCATCATTTGTCCCATCACCAGTCACTGCCACGACCTCATTAAATGTTGTTCTCAAGTGCTTCACCAATGTGTGCTTGTCTAGTGGCGAAGACCGAGCCATAACCTGAGATGCATGCAAATGACCATAAGCTAAAAGCTGTGTGTGTGTATCTGTCTGTCATGTTTCACGGACCTTATTTAATTTGGAGGGCACATTTCATATTTCTTAGTTGGGGAAAAACTGGTAATTTTCAGAAGTAAATGCGTTAGTTACCTGAATCTTTGGAATTAATTCAAGCAATTCCTCCATACTTTTTTCACGAAAAACAGGACCTTCAATGGCAATACCATCTTCAGTCAGTATCCCACACTCTCTCGCAATAGCTTTAGCAGTGTTGATGTTGTCTCCTGTAACCATCCGAACAGTCACGCCAGCTGAACGACAAAGTGCAACGGATTCCCGAACTCCGGGACGCACAGGATCCTTGATTCCCACAATCCCTATACAAGTATAACCAGATGCTGGAATAGCATCATTCGGGGAGAACCCGCTTGCAAGTTCTACGTAGGCAAGACAAAGTGTCCTCAGAGCCTCACTAGCAAACTGATCAATGATTTCTTTAAGATGACACATGGATGCTTCATCGAGGGGGACAACTTCACCATTAGAATCAATCACCTTTTCACATGCAGCAAGAATAATCTCTGAAGCACCTTTAGTATGAGCTCTAAGGCCGTGTCCTGGAAGCTCCAACACAACACCCATCCTCTTCTTTGTGGAGTTAAATGGTTCTACTTTCACTAACTTATACGCTTGTCTTTCTTCCCGAAAATTGCCCCCAAGAGATAGTCCAAACTCCAAGATGGCTGTCTCAGTTGGAGTCCCCAAAATCTCTCGTTTTCCTTGCTTGTTAACCACCACTTCTCCACCAGTATTGTTGAAAATCGACTGCAGCAGGGTCTTAACTACTGTTTCGGGGAGCTCAGAGCGTAGAGCAGATGCAGTTCTTGGTTCTCTCAGATCCTTGACCTCCATACAAATGCATGATTTCACCACTGTCATGTGATTAGTCGTCAATGTCCCGGTCTTGTCACTACATATGGTTGTGGCCGACCCCATGGTCTCACAGGCAGCCAAGTTTCGTACGAGAGCTTTATCGTTCATCATTTTTTTCATGGCAAAAGCAAGGCTCAACGTCACGGCTAGAGGGAGACCCTCAGGAACTGCTACAACGACAATGGTAACTGCAATGGCAAAGTATTCTAATAACTCTAAAGCATCGTCTCCAGACCAGCGAAACATTGTTCCCTCGTGCCATTTACTGCCAACCATTTTTTGGACTAACACAGCAAATGTCACAACAGCAAAACAGAGGCCTATCTTTCCAATAATAGTCGCCACCCCATTTAGTTTAACTTGCAATGGTGTTTCCTCATCCCCTCCTTCACTTAGCGTTGCCATTAACTTCCCCCACTGAGTTCTCATGCCAACAGTGGTAACAAGCATCTTGCATGAGCCATCTTGGACCTTGGTTCCAGAGAGAAGAAATGGATTATCGGGACTAACCATAACTGGCTCGCTTTCTCCGGTCAGACTAGATTCGTCGATCAAAACAGAGAATCCTGAAAGAAAAAGGCCATCTGCAGGGACTTGGTCGCCAATTGCAAGGTGCACAATATCACCAGCAAGAAGCTCATAAATCGACATCTTCTGTCTGTACCCGTTTCTTGTAACTTGGATGGTAATTTTCTTCTTTTCCTTGTCCAAATCCTTGAATTGCAAAGACTGACGATAATCACTTGTAGCTGTTACAAAGACAACCAGCAAGATACTAGCAACGATCCCGAGTCCATCATGAGCTCCCTTAGGCCATCCCTCGGTGGCAATGCCGACTATCAAAGAAATAATCGCGCATACGCCAAGAATCATGAGAGTCATATCTTGAagggcttcccaaacaaacaccCAAAAGCTTCGAATTTCGCTTTCTTGAAACTTATTGATGCCATAAATCTGTTCTCTTCGACTAAGAGATTCAGTATCAGTAGAAAGCCCATCTGTGGAGCTTGTGGCGAGCTTTTCTGCAAGGCCAGATGCCCCCCCATGAAACTTTAGCTTTTTAACATCGTGACCTTCGACTATGGACCCTATTTCATCAGCACAAATCTGAAAACCAGCAGCTTCAACTTCCTTAGGTACAGTGTAATCACTCGGCTGCACACCTGTGTATAGTTTAGCGACAGAGGTTCAGATTAAGAATTTATGGAACCAAGAAACCTCGGTTTAAGCAAATTATCAGGAAAGTCACCTTGTATGAATTGGAAGGCAGCTTTTGAGACCAGGACTGCAATTCTCAACTTCTcctgacatatatatatatatatacaacgaGATATATCTACAATCAGCCACTTTTGCAAACCTATGTATAAATTATGATCACAGACGTATTGGAAACAACATGAAATGTTTTTGACTCAACAGGAAGAGTAAAAGAACTTCGAAGAGAAGAGGAACATATTGACTGCGAGTAATCCCATTTTTCATTATCTATATATACATTTGAGATTCTCGTACATTTTAAAGATCAGTCAATGTTCAAGATTGTGACATTAATTCATGATCAATCAGGAGTTCTTGATTCAAAATCCTTccttcaaataaaaatatatatctagTGCATAGACCAAGAAGAAGGAACAATCTAAgaaagataaaaaaataaaaataagataaAATGGTGAAAGTCAACGCCACATCGTAAAAATAGTGGTTATGATAAaacaggaggaggaggagaagGGAAACCTGATTAGTTTTGCGCATGGCAGCAGCCTCGTGGCGCTTGGATAAATTAGCAGTGAATCTGAACCGTCGCTTGGGGTTCTTAACCAGCCCACAGAGATCCCTCCACCGCTGCAACGTCTCCGCCGACGCATGCTTCGGCTTGACGTCCCATTTCTCACTCAATAAACTCTCCATGTTTCCCCTCCTCAATGAGCTATCTCTTACCTTGTTATTATTCCAAAATATTTTGCACTATAATCTGTGTTCGATGCTCAGAGCTTCTATCGTTTTATAAATATTCGTTGCATTTCGAATATATTAAAGATCGGGGGCCCATCAAAGGACGAAGCTCTGCATCATTTGATTCGAAAAGAAACGCCCACATCCAAGAAATTTCCTGGTATTTTCCTGAAAGAAACTTCCCACGAATGTTCTGCTAAAATCCGCAAATAGTAAAAAAAGAAGAAGCGATGATAGAGATAAATTTGTTCGATCCGATTTCTTGGCAGGAGAAATTAGAAATGCGTGGTTAAGGGATTTGCGAAATTTGCAGCAGTTGTGCTCCTATTTTCTTGGAATGTTGAACGAAAAGTGCGAGTCAGATGAGAATTTTCATGTTGACTTTAACGTGTTGTAAAGTATATTATTACAgaaagaaaatttaatttacTATTTATTGTGTAACGCGTTACTTTTAATTGGTCTTCACACGTTCCACACACGGTGAACCCACTATTTTATTTtactaataaaaataaatagtttGGTGGAGATGGCTACAATAAAGTAGAGATACACTTTGTTTTTAAAACAAATGCATGCTTCTTAATGCTTATGCGGTTTCGTTTCAAAAAATCTCTCAACATACGAACTTTATTCACGAGTCCAAATTAATTCCCCTGGATCTACGTAACGAATTTAAAGatgtaaataaatatattcgagttcgaattttattcaaatctaaACAAATTTGTTCGAAAGATTCCAACATTTTCCCAAATTATTCAAATTATTGTTCAAAACAAAATCTATTTATTTGATATATACTGATAAAATATCAAATCACAGATTAGATGTAGTCAACTGTACAAAGTCATGGCACAAGAATATCAACTAGATGATGACATCATATCATTGACGCCAACTCCTTGTCAACAAGCTACTCCAAGCCATCTTAGGACGTCCACATCTAAACGAAGATCCGGACTACTGTACTAATGTAGTGTCCAAACCATGATGCCCTTGTCGATGCAGTTCGCGACGTGGAGTTGTCAATTAACTAAGCTAGATACTTTAAGGAatgtacatttttttttaagaaataatGGGATCAAGAAGTGGTGTTTCGAGAACGGGCTTGTAGCTCAATGGTCTCATATCTGTCGGATTAAACTGTTCTTCGGGTTCGATCTTCCCTCTCTACGTgagttataataataataaaaaaagaatAAGTGATGTTTCAGTCCTTTCGATGAAATAAAAGTTTTTCAATTATGTATGTGTGGTACGTAGACCTCACATTTTTTGAGGAGGTTCATTATTCTTATGAACAAATCAATGTGCATGAATTATTTGCAAACTTTGCATGTGTGGGAAAAGCGCATCTATGATGTCCGATTCAAATATTGAAATGTACATGGCCCCGATGGTGGCCAATGAATTTAAGGTTGTGTTTGGATAACAGATTTGAAATCTGttaattttaaatgtatttttattatttaataacttaaagagaataaattcaattcATGTTCATACTTATTTATGTTACAGTTGAAATAATTCATAGATTATTAGAATATTCAAACCATTCGAAATATAttgtgattaattaaataaataagagATGAAtttaattttcctttcttgAGGTTATTTAACAATGAAAATTAATTCGAAATTCATGGATTTCaaatgatttaattcaaatacaattttttgactttgaaataaatattttattttaaaaatgttctTACGGAGTGAATTACTCTTGAAATTTCCCTAAACTCACAAATTTATTATTACACTCTAAACATGTTTTTATGGCCTTAAGATATCAATGCATTTGCACAAAtcaacacaaattaatgaaaccTAAATATAAATTTAGGATCGTCTCTAAATGCCAAACgaaattagattaatttttttttgtatttaattttcttgataaCAACCAATATGAAAACGAATAGAATAACAATATTGCTTCAACTAATTAGCTTAAAGAATTTTGAATTACATTTTTATTTCTTAAACATAATTAAAAGGGATATTGATAGCACGAGAGATATTtacatattaaattaattattaaaataaacttAAATATGTAGTCAACTATAACACACTATAGACGATATTTCGCATATACTTTTGGCTCCAAATTTATTTAGCccgtaaaataaaattaaaaataattaatcaaatatTAGTAGAAACAAATATATCATTATTTATTttccaaaaaattaatttaattaaaaataaactattttttatttgtaaGTTAAATTTGTTTAGTCCTTAGGTAATAACGTtagatatttatatttattaatttattggattatataaatataaatttatataaatgaATGGAAGTATTTTTATAGCTGATGATAATGATataacttaaatattttaaattgtacgaaaattcaaaCATCACATTTTTTATTGTTCTCACAAGTAAAGTTTTTATAGTGTGCCAAACTTGTATTCGAGGGTTTAATAAACCAAAAGTTttatttcatattattattattattattattattattattatgtcaCTATCTTTCAATGCACGTTAGGTATGTTCGAAATCaaaaacaataatttgaaaacTACGTTAATCATGTAAATAGTTTTTAGTAAATCATGTGCGATAAAATTATGTGAAAAAATATTGCttgaaaaaataaaactcaTGATTATTGATCAATTTAGGCACCGTTTGGTTCGTGTGATAGGATAAGTAAATGATATATAATAATAgtgattataaaataaaaagtaaggaTACACAATACATTATGATAAATTATATGATGTTTGGCATGAATTTAACTTGCTTGATTATTTTTGTTATCTATTTACTAAAATGCCCTCATCATATATTAGTTAGTaatatattcttaaaatgattgaataaataaataaaatatctagaattaattgatttaaaaaattataaataaaatttaaatattatattaattattaaattttcattaattctaattttcgaaaaaaaaaactaaaaacccGATTAATAAtcgaaaaaataattaaattttgataataatataaatatgcatttattgtgataattaaaatattaatacaaatttgaataataaaaaatagttaataaaaattataatattacagttaaaaataatataataataaaaaatatgatcaataataattaaattatttataatattagtcaaattaaaaattatatttaaatattattaaatgttttgaatctataattattttaaactttagaatattaaagaaaaatttaaattaattaaacataatCCCTTCTCCTCCAAAGGATTATATAATCATCCACATGAGGATAATAATGCATATGTGTAGGCCGGGTGCGGGCTGAACGGGCCTATCACAATCTTAATCATGCACACCAAACACATGATAAATGAAGGATTAACAATCAATCCCCTTTATCATACACACCAAACAATGCCTTATATTATTCTCCATCCACCCCTCGAGCAGTCCTAAAAGGATACATTATTGTGTTTAGGGGTGCAGTATGatgaaataaatttaatattctatcatttcaattttttttaattctctCACGATAAGAACATGGAAGAAATCATGTGAGACTACCGCTTTCGAAATGAAAATTATATCGAGAAACGCGACTTTGGGGAACATGGCTCAACTCTTTTTTTACAAATACCAGATCGCAGAAGTTCAAATCAACGGTCCAAACAATCCAACGAGAATAAATTCCAAACAATCACCGTACACGTACAGTTCCTATTATTTCTTCAATTTCGTTTGCATCATTTCGTGTCAGTTCTGTTTCTATTTCTCTAATTTTGAGCTTCAAAATGAGCAAGGGACCGGGAATCTTCTCAGACATTGGAAAGAAAGCCAAAGGTTTTTTTTCGATCTAAATTCAGCATCCCCTTCCTCTGTTGTTTATTTTTAAGATATTTTCGAGTGACttaattttcgttttttttttttgtagatctGCTGACGAAGGACTACCTTTCCGATCACAAATTCTCTGTATCCACCTGCACTGAATCCGGAGTGGTGCGATTTTTCACTTTTTCTTTCCAAACGCATAAATTTGTGGTGTATGTATGGATACTGTGATATCTTTGTGTGTGGTTTCTATTATTATTCAGGAAAATTCGTGTCGTGATTTGATAATTTTCCATTTTGTGATTCTgctttatttgtgatttctggAATTTGTGCTCTACAATGGTATAGATGCCAGAGTTTTGTATGGTCGATTCTTGTCGATTGGCTTTTGATATATGCATTTAGTAGTCTAAATTACTCAGCAACTATTGCATTcagtttattattttttgtttcttCGTATGATTGCTAATGAATTTTCTTTGTGCTTTCCATCTGTTGCTTTAGTAGTTCATTTGTAGATGTTGGTTTAATGAGCTTCAATAATTCTGTCTTTTGCGGCGAACATGGACACGTTTCCTCCTGATTTCTGTATTATGTTTTTTTCATCATCGACATTATTCTTTCCAAATCTCTTTCTTGCATAGACTTCAACCTTGATTATGCTCTTTAGTTTATTAAGTGCAAGTTTCTACATGTCAATTGTGGTGATCTGTCATGGGATGTAGAAAAATGGAAACAACAGGTGCTATTCAGTTTGGAGACAGatcatgaatttttatctgcACATTGTGTTATTTCAAGATGCAAACGAATTAATTTCGATAAATGAATACTGTCTGTCTACTGGTACTGGTCTGTCTGGTCCTCGCAGTTATATTATCTGTCAATTATTAAATGGTTccttgttttgaatttatgatcaGCTCCTGGAAATCGCTGTTTCCCCAATACATTATGAAAAGAGAAAGCAATcagtttgtaaaaaaaaaatatgagtttgtttttattttaagttcGTGTTTATTGCCTGCTGCAAGTTTCTCAATAATATCTGTCGAATGATGTCTTCAGTTGGCAATCTATAGCAATCCGCTCGTTTATTTGGGGATTTTTAAAGTGAATAATTTATGAAAGAGTTTAGATAAAAAGGAAGAACATGAAATTGCGGGGAATTGCAGTAAATATACTGTGTGCTAGGTGAAGAGAACTATCATGCCTGTATATGAAAAAATAACCGATCTGGGCATATTTATACGCAGAAGATGAACTTAAACAGTAAATTGTGATAAAAAAGCCATTTACTTCATACCCTTGGCCAGTGAAGAACTTAATTTAATCCATAATTAAGGTAATTACTGAcattttgattgaaaatatCCTTAACCAATGGCAATACAAGGACAACCTTGTACTCTGAGAGGAGCAGCTACCCTTTGTTTATTGGGAAACTGTCGTAATTTagttattattattgatttttatcCTCATACTGCACTTTTTTTACTAGCGTTTCCTGAATTTAGGCCCTGACTACATCGACTGTGAATAAAGGAGGCTACTCCTCTGGCGATGTGGCAGCACAAtacaattacaaaaatatcGTTGCTGATATCAGAGTGGACACGGAATCAAATGTTGGATCCTTAAACCTTCAACTCAGGGAAACATGCTTATCTCATTGTCACGCATCTAACTAATCCCTCTTCTTTTCACAGATTGCAGCAACTCTGACTTCTTCTGATATCGTCCCCTCATCAAGGACCATCGCCACCCTAAAATATCCCAATTATGAATCcggaaaggtataattcatgcatgatgcATGCATGTATAGTTTCCGAACAATTTTAATCTCATTGACCTTCTTTATCGTGCTCTGTTGTTTTGCTTCCACAGCTTGAAATTCAGTACTTCCACCCTCATGCATCCCTCACTGCAGCTGTTGGTATGAATCAGACCCCTCCAATTGATGTTTCATTGAACCTTGGTACTCCCATGGTTGCTTTGGGCGCGGAGGCTGGTTATGACACCGCTTCtggtaaattaataaaatacacagcTGGCATCTCTCTGACAAAACTCGATTCTTGTGCTTCCATACTTCTGTAAGTCCAAACATTTTTATACTAGTCATTAAAGATTAAAAAACAGTCGTCATTTCTTgtttttcttgtttttcttgTTATCGAGCTCTCAATCTTCTTGTAAGATTGAAGATTTGACCCTTATTCATATCTATTGATAGGAGCGACAAAGGAGACACCGTAAAGGCATCATACGTACACTACATCGATCAGTTGAAGAAGAGTGCTGCTGTGGGAGAGATTGCCAGAAAATTCTCAACGAATGAGAATACATTTGCTGTTGGAGGATCCTACGCCATAGACAGCCTGACTCTTCTGAAAATGAAGTTCAACAATCATGGCATAGTGGGGACGTTTTTGCAGCACGAGTTCATTCGAAAATCATTGGTGACTATATCCAGTGAATTTGACACCAAGTCTTTGGATAAAACTCCAAGATTTGGTTTATCACTGGCTTTGAAGCCTTGAGAACATCTTACCAAAGCACGCTGCTTCTTTTACTTAAAGTTGCGCTTTAAGGAAGCGCAGAATAATCAGTTGCAGAATTAAACTGTTCACGGATCTACGTTCTGTGATTCTTGCCGAGGGTATTTTATATGAATATTCTTTAGAGTTATTCGGTACACGTAGAactcatttttgagatataattTTACTCATATTGAGCAAACGTTGTATTTGTTTGTGCCAATTTCCAATCAACACTATGCATGCATCGGATAGTGCGGTTTTCCAGTTTGTTTATTTTTCTCAGGTTTGATCGCTTTGTGGAATATGCGAAGAGCCAGCCATCGCAAATGACATCTTTGTACAACGCCAcgaaaacatttttccttttcacCCGTCTTACAACACCAGCTTCAAATTAACTccgaaatcaagaaaaatacaTCAAGATAATATTGAAATAATGtttactaatatatatatatacaaggaTGGTTCAAGAGAGAAAAAGCCATGATTATCatgatttgaatattttttCCACTCCAACAAAAAAACCACAAGAACCAGAACCCGGAACCTGCTGATAGCACATCAACAACTGTAGTTCAGGTCATGTGCGAGTCACATTGGGACTTTTCAATAGCTTGAAGGCTCGTAAATTGAACATCAATTTAGAATTTGAGCTTAGTGCAACACATGATACCCATAAAAAATACGGAGTAAGTATATCCATGGAGACACCGTAAGCTTTACCAAATGTTTCAATGGAACCCCCAGTCTATATCAAATTGAACATTGTAAATTATTACTGTGTAAAAAGTCATGAAACAAAAATTAAATCGTGGACTGGTAAGTCTAAATATAGAATTTCTGACGAACCCACCCATGATTTCAGAGACAATCAAAATACCAAAAAACATACACAAGTCCGCCACAATCATATCCTCTCTGATAAATCCAATAATTAAAACAGAATATAATAGAAAAAACAAACTTAATTGATTCACCTATCAATCGATGGTTTGCATAATATCCTCAGCCGTGAACTTAGTGCCCTTATCCTTATCTGAGGCGGCGCGGCCCTTCGCCTTGCGATCTAAGAGCGACTTACGGTCTTTATCTATGCGGAGCTTGGTGATAACAACCTTCGAAGGGTGAATGCCGACGTTGACGGTGGATCCGTTTACCTTCTCGCGGGTGATCCGCTCCACGTGGATGACCCATTTCTTACGGTAGACCTGGACTACTTTTCCCTCGCGACCCTTGTAGGTTCCACGTACAACCTGAACTTCGTCATCCTTTCGGACAGGCATGGAACGGACGCTGTGCTTGGTTCTGAGGTCACCAGAGAGCGGCGCGCTCATGATAACACGGCGAACGCTGGACGGCGCTGAGAAGTGAGCCTTTCGGCTCTTGCGCCGCGAGGAGGACACTCGGGGATTGAATTTCATCGTTGGGCGCGGGCGCTCCCTCTCTGGCTCTGCTCTGTGTGCAGCGGCTGATGAAGGTCGAACGGAAAGAGGTAGGGTTTTCTATTTATATACTATAATTTTTGAGGGCTCAATTGTACTTCTAGGGCTTTTCGTTGGGGCTCGAAGTTTATATACTATAATTTTTGAGTGGGCTCAATTGCGCTTCTAGGGCTTTCGTTTGGGCTTGAAGGTTTGATCTAGTTCGTTTAGTATTTTTTAGGCCCAAGTGTgtgtaaatatttattttataaagtaTACAAACAAATATGATAAtccgaatatatatatacatatatatatacacacacataaatatatacactatattattatgTGTGTGATCTTTAGAGTAACTATCTTAAaggacaccaaaatatttaattttataattatcatTTAGACTTTACTAAAAATTTCATTAAGTCACTTCATATTttacatataaaaatatataaacaaaacTTCACTTTTAAATCGAattcctcttctaaattgaaaataatttcatattaatttttagtattatttgatcaaattaaaaataataataatacatgcAACGCGTGTGCATCTTTTAATAACATATATAAATAGATACAAGAGTTGATATATATACCATGCTTGTGAAAAAATTTTATactaaaaaaagaaataaatatgaattagtATTACATTTAATAATGTTacaattttaaatagtttattcaataactaatatttattaattttaataagtaattaaataaaaaaacacatCGTAAATGACACTTATCTTATCGCTTTGAAAACCTAagtactattatttaaatttcacTAATTATGATTTTCAACAAATCTTCTCAATGGGTAAAAACAGATTATCCACTTTTAATCTTTTATGCTACACAGTTAAtcgaaaataaattttcatacTTGGAGAAAATTTTTCATTTGGGACTATGTTGATATTAGTTTGATGTCCAAttaaatatgatattattaagtttgactaaattttattttttaggtgTACTTCAAATTTAATTGGATCTGAGACAGACTACCTCCTAGGCCTTACCTTACGCCCGTTCTCATTGTCTTAAGTTGTTTTTGTATCGTGATGTTAGGTAGGTTTGTTTTAGTGTTTGAAATTAATTTGGATTGCATAAAAGTCAACGaattttaaatgtatttaaatatttttttatttaaaaaattatattataaacttcaaattcattacttaaatttttatataatatttcataTTGATTAAGATGAATTTCAACTTTATCCAGTGATACAGTCATTTGAATTAATTCTATGTTTTATTGTTAATGTGTAAACATTTAagaatgaaatattattttattgtaatctataaaattataatcaaaatccatgaatttcaaatttatgtatCTAAGTATACCCTCTgtgttcattttattttatatatatatatatatatatatatatatatatatatatatatgtgtgtgtgtgtgt
Encoded here:
- the LOC140836368 gene encoding calcium-transporting ATPase 2, plasma membrane-type-like → MESLLSEKWDVKPKHASAETLQRWRDLCGLVKNPKRRFRFTANLSKRHEAAAMRKTNQEKLRIAVLVSKAAFQFIQGVQPSDYTVPKEVEAAGFQICADEIGSIVEGHDVKKLKFHGGASGLAEKLATSSTDGLSTDTESLSRREQIYGINKFQESEIRSFWVFVWEALQDMTLMILGVCAIISLIVGIATEGWPKGAHDGLGIVASILLVVFVTATSDYRQSLQFKDLDKEKKKITIQVTRNGYRQKMSIYELLAGDIVHLAIGDQVPADGLFLSGFSVLIDESSLTGESEPVMVSPDNPFLLSGTKVQDGSCKMLVTTVGMRTQWGKLMATLSEGGDEETPLQVKLNGVATIIGKIGLCFAVVTFAVLVQKMVGSKWHEGTMFRWSGDDALELLEYFAIAVTIVVVAVPEGLPLAVTLSLAFAMKKMMNDKALVRNLAACETMGSATTICSDKTGTLTTNHMTVVKSCICMEVKDLREPRTASALRSELPETVVKTLLQSIFNNTGGEVVVNKQGKREILGTPTETAILEFGLSLGGNFREERQAYKLVKVEPFNSTKKRMGVVLELPGHGLRAHTKGASEIILAACEKVIDSNGEVVPLDEASMCHLKEIIDQFASEALRTLCLAYVELASGFSPNDAIPASGYTCIGIVGIKDPVRPGVRESVALCRSAGVTVRMVTGDNINTAKAIARECGILTEDGIAIEGPVFREKSMEELLELIPKIQVMARSSPLDKHTLVKHLRTTFNEVVAVTGDGTNDAPALHEADIGLAMGIAGTEVAKESADVIILDDNFSTIVTVAKWGRSVYVNIQKFVQFQLTVNVVALVVNFSSACLTGTAPLTAVQLLWVNMIMDTLGALALATEPPSDELMKRSPVGRKGNFISAVMWRNILGQSLYQFLVIWFLQACGKTIFMLHSCPDSDLILNTIIFNSFVFCQLFNEVNSREMEKINVLEGILDNYVFVSVLGSTVLFQFIIIEYLGTFANTTPLTFMQWFFCIFFGFLGMPIAVGLKRIPLEGY
- the LOC140836369 gene encoding mitochondrial outer membrane protein porin 2-like, with amino-acid sequence MSKGPGIFSDIGKKAKDLLTKDYLSDHKFSVSTCTESGVALTTSTVNKGGYSSGDVAAQYNYKNIVADIRVDTESNIAATLTSSDIVPSSRTIATLKYPNYESGKLEIQYFHPHASLTAAVGMNQTPPIDVSLNLGTPMVALGAEAGYDTASGKLIKYTAGISLTKLDSCASILLSDKGDTVKASYVHYIDQLKKSAAVGEIARKFSTNENTFAVGGSYAIDSLTLLKMKFNNHGIVGTFLQHEFIRKSLVTISSEFDTKSLDKTPRFGLSLALKP
- the LOC140836370 gene encoding large ribosomal subunit protein uL24z-like, which gives rise to MKFNPRVSSSRRKSRKAHFSAPSSVRRVIMSAPLSGDLRTKHSVRSMPVRKDDEVQVVRGTYKGREGKVVQVYRKKWVIHVERITREKVNGSTVNVGIHPSKVVITKLRIDKDRKSLLDRKAKGRAASDKDKGTKFTAEDIMQTID